From one Mytilus trossulus isolate FHL-02 chromosome 10, PNRI_Mtr1.1.1.hap1, whole genome shotgun sequence genomic stretch:
- the LOC134686308 gene encoding transcription cofactor vestigial-like protein 2 has product MYQFYSPYFSHKSSSNEFSKIGSSGIYDYHLSGDYLTSNHSTSSELERDLHSGLDSETERPKSSQYIAPNCVLFNYFSGDVSTVVDDHFSRALSQPSSFTLDKCNTGDRKPEKPLMCQRKMPSSFWNSNHKRTSPYGSSCGLDYRDPYFPPSWYTLQNNHWPYSFPRHHAHSELGQNFTYSSLDTAGKLGTPYQSLMFPSGYESRQNKYDFTKNMESLSSPSNYYGLSRFGMDLATKGNIDSTVSGLEYQLQSARREMCW; this is encoded by the exons atgtatcaattttatTCGCCTTACTTTTCACACAAATCGTCAAGTAATGAATTTTCT AAAATTGGAAGTTCTGGAATTTATGACTATCATTTGTCTGGTGATTATTTGACTTCTAACCATTCCACTTCAAGTGAACTTGAAAGAGACTTGCATTCTggattagattctgaaacggagAGACCAAAATCATCGCAGTATATTGCACCAAACTGTGTATTATTTAACTATTTTAGTGGTGACGTTTCAACAGTTGTCGATGACCACTTTAGCAGAGCTTTAAGTCAACCAAGTAGTTTTACCCTGGACAAATGTAATACTGGGGACAGAAAACCGG AGAAACCTTTGATGTGCCAGAGAAAAATGCCTTCATCATTCTGGAACAGTAATCACAAGAGAACAAGTCCATATGGATCGTCATGTGGGTTGGACTATAGGGACCCATATTTTCCGCCATCTTGGTACACATTACAGAACAATCATTGGCCGTATAGCTTCCCAAGACATCATGCTCATTCAGAACTTGGTCAGAACTTCACATATTCATCTCTAGATACGGCGGGAAAGTTGGGAACACCATACCAATCTCTTATGTTTCCGTCTGGCTACGAatcaagacaaaataaatatgacttTACTAAGAATATGGAGTCTTTATCTAGTCCAAGTAACTATTATGGACTTTCCAGATTCGGAATGGACTTAGCGACCAAGGGAAACATTGATTCGACTGTTTCTG GTCTAGAATATCAGTTACAATCAGCCAGAAGAGAGATGTGTTGGTAG